In Peromyscus leucopus breed LL Stock chromosome 16_21, UCI_PerLeu_2.1, whole genome shotgun sequence, a single genomic region encodes these proteins:
- the Cul7 gene encoding cullin-7 isoform X2, with the protein MVGELRYREFRVPLGPGLHAYPDELIRQRVGHDGHPEYQIRWLILRRGDDGEGDSGQVDCKAEHILLWMSDDEIYANCHKMLGEDGQVIGPSQESADAGSLDKSVLGEMETDVKSLIQRALRQLQECAGTAPPAPLLHTVHVLSAYASIEPLTGVFKDSRVLDLLMHMLSSPDYQIRWSAGRMIQALSSHDAGTRTQILLSLSQQEAIEKHLDFDSRCALLALFAQATLAEHPMSFEGVHLPQVPGRLLFSLVKRYLHVTFLLDQLSGSAGEQGAQNSFVPAELNAGRGRLELEFSMAMGTLISELVQAMRWDWASSGPGRLARSPSSIFQPEPAEASSEFSRPHTQLIRRSKRFRPPTEFASANTYALYVRDHLQPGMRVRMLENYEEVSAGDEGKFRQSNDGVPPVQVLWESTGRTYWVHWHMLEILGFEEDIEDVVETVEYQGAVVSGALGVAPPSRRWKPMTELFAVPFVVPEEEDAEESEHLAQAEWWELLFFIKKLSAEDRQQVVQLLQDNLDGEHVLDDEILPELTVPIELAQDLLLSLPQQLDDSALRDLFNCYIYRKYGPEALARQLGYPCLLDAQQAIFLFKAEAQPQESEGVASAEAKEPPSQSASPALQRLVEGLGPSGKLLVDLERALSSDTPQENEVKACVLQLQRQPQPFLTLMQSLDTPATNKALHLTVLRILMRLVKFPDALLLPWHEAMDACMACLRSPNTDREVLQELIFFLHRLTSTSRDYAVILNQLGAREAISKALEKHLGKLELAQELRDMVFKCEKHAHLYRKLTTNILGGCIQMVLGQIEDHRRTHRPIQIPFFDVFLRYLCQGSREDRKKDKYWEKVEVSSNPHRASKLTDHNPKTYWESSGNAGSHSITLHMRQGVLIRQLTLLVAGEDSSYMPAWVVVCGGDSVNSVNTELNAVNVMPSASRVILLENLTRFWPIIQIRIKRCQQGGIDTRIRGLEVLGPKPTFWPVFREQLCRHTRLFYMVRAQAWSQDIAEDRRSLLHLSSRLNGALRQEQNFADRFLPDDEAAQALGKTCWEALVSPLVQNITSPDEDSTSSLGWLLDQYLECREAAHNPQSRAAAFSSRVRRLTHLLVHVEPCEAAPPVVAIPPPKGRNRSHDWSSLTTRGLPSSIMRNLTRCWRSVVEEQVNNFLTSSWRDDDFVPRYCELFYKLQKSSSELFGPRAAFLLAMKNGCADALLRLPFLRAAHVSEQFARHIDQRIQGSRMGGARGMEMLAQLQRCLESVLIFSSREIATSFEHYYQHYMADRLLSVGSSWLEGAVLEQIGLCFPNRLPQQMLQSLSISEELQRQFHVYQLQQLDQELLKLEDTEKKIQGAHEDSGKEHKAKKEEAARETAAAAMAEEEEEGEEEEEGEEGEEELYYEGTMPEVCVLVLSPRYWPVTSVCHMLNPTTCLPSYLKGTLTHYSNFYSKSQSHSVLEKDPQRRLQWTWQGRAEVQFGDQLLHVSTVQMWLLLYLNDLKVVSVESLLALSELPPHVLRQAIGPLTSSRGPLDLQEQKDVSGGVLKIRDDSEEPRPRRGNVWLIPPQTYLKAEDEEGRNLEKRRNLLNCLVVRILKAHGDEGLHIDRLVYLVLEAWKKGPCPPRGLVSGLGRGAMCSSTDVLSCILHLLGKGTLRRHDDRPQMLFYAVPITVMEPHTESLNPGSSGPNPPLTFHTLQIRSRGVPYASCTGTQSFSTFR; encoded by the exons ATGGTGGGAGAACTCCGCTACAGAGAATTCAGGGTGCCCCTGGGGCCGGGCTTGCATGCCTATCCTGATGAATTGATCCGCCAGCGGGTAGGCCATGATGGGCACCCTGAGTATCAGATCCGCTGGCTCATCCTCAGGCGCGGAGATGATGGGGAAGGGGACTCAGGCCAAGTGGACTGCAAGGCTGAGCATATCCTGCTATGGATGTCTGACGATGAGATCTATGCCAACTGCCACAAGATGCTGGGCGAGGATGGCCAAGTCATCGGACCTTCCCAGGAGTCTGCAGACGCTGGGTCCCTCGACAAATCTGTGCTGGGGGAGATGGAAACAGACGTGAAATCCTTGATTCAGAGGGCCCTTCGTCAGCTGCAGGAGTGTGCGGGCAccgcccctcctgcccccctccttcaCACCGTCCATGTCCTCAGTGCTTATGCCAGCATCGAGCCCCTCACGGGGGTCTTCAAAGACTCCAGAGTCCTGGACTTGCTCATGCACATGTTGAGTAGTCCTGATTATCAGATCCGCTGGAGTGCCGGCCGGATGATACAAGCTCTGTCCTCCCATGATGCTG ggacccgGACCCAGATCCTCCTGTCACTGAGCCAGCAAGAGGCCATCGAAAAGCACCTGGATTTTGACAGTCGCTGTGCGCTGCTGGCGCTCTTTGCACAGGCTACCCTCGCCGAGCACCCCATGTCTTTTGAGGGCGTTCATCTCCCACAG GTCCCAGGACGGCTGCTCTTCTCCCTGGTGAAACGGTACTTGCACGTCACCTTCCTCCTGGACCAGCTGAGTGGCAGTGCGGGAGAGCAAGGAGCCCAGAACAGCTTTGTTCCCGCGGAACTGAATGCAGGGAGGGGTCGGCTGGAACTGGAATTCAGTATGGCCATGGGCACTCTGATCTCTGAGCTGGTGCAGGCCATGCGCTGGGACTGGGCCTCCAGCGGGCCAGGGAGGTTGGCACGGTCCCCCTCTTCCATTTTCCAGCCTGAGCCAGCGGAAGCCAGCTCCGAGTTCTCCCgcccccacacccagcttatCAGGAGGTCAAAGCGGTTTCGCCCCCCCACGGAGTTTGCAAGTGCCAATACCTACGCCTTGTACGTGCGGGACCACCTGCAGCCTGGGATGCGGGTACGGATGCTGGAAAATTACGAAGAGGTCTCTGCTGGGGACGAGGGCAAGTTCCGGCAGAGCAACGATGGTGTGCCGCCTGTGCAG GTGTTGTGGGAGTCAACAGGCCGCACCTACTGGGTTCACTGGCACATGCTGGAGATCCTGGGCTTCGAGGAAGACATTGAGGATGTGGTTGAGACTGTTGAGTACCAGGGGGCAGTGGTCAGTGGAGCACTGGGTGTAG CCCCACCCTCCAGGCGCTGGAAGCCCATGACTGAGCTCTTTGCTGTGCCCTTTGTGGTGCCTGAGGAGGAAGACGCCGAAGAGAGTGAGCACCTGGCCCAGGCTGAGTGGTGGGAGCTCCTCTTTTTCATCAAGAAGCTAAGTGCAGAAGATCGTCAGCAAGTTGTACAGCTCCTTCAGGACAACCTGGATGGGGAG CATGTTCTGGACGATGAGATCCTGCCCGAGCTGACCGTGCCCATTGAGCTGGCCCAGGAccttctgctctctctgcctcagcaacTTGACGACAGTGCTCTGAGGGACCTGTTCAACTGCTATATCTACAGGAAGTATGGGCCCGAAGCCCTGGCAAGGCAGCTGGGCTACCCGTGTCTGCTAGATGCCCAGCAAGCTATATTCCTGTTCAAAGCTGAGGCCCAGCCTCAGGAATCTGAAGGTGTGGCTAGTGCAGAAG CAAAAGAACCCCCTTCTCAGAGTGCCAGCCCCGCCCTGCAGCGTCTGGTGGAGGGCTTGGGCCCATCCGGGAAGCTCCTTGTGGATCTGGAGCGAGCCCTCAGCTCCGACACTCCCCAGGAAAATGAGGTCAAAGCCTGCGTGCTGCAGCTCCAGCGGCAGCCCCAGCCCTTCCTCACACTGATGCAGAGCCTGGATACTCCAGCCACCAACAAGGCCCTGCACCTGACTGTGCTGAG AATCCTGATGCGGCTGGTGAAGTTCCCGGATGCGCTGTTGCTGCCCTGGCATGAGGCCATGGATGCCTGCATGGCCTGCCTTCGGTCCCCCAATACTGACCGAGAG GTGCTCCAGGAGCTAATCTTTTTCCTACACCGCCTGACCTCCACGAGCCGGGACTATGCGGTGATACTAAACCAACTGGGAGCCCGAGAAGCCATCTCCAAGGCCCTGGAAAAGCATCTAGGGAAGCTGGAGTTGGCTCAGGAGCTGCGGGACATGGTGTTCAAGTGTGAGAAGCATGCCCACCTCTACCGGAAACTCACCACCAACATCCTGGGTGGCTGTATCCAG ATGGTCCTGGGCCAGATTGAAGACCACAGACGAACCCACCGACCCATCCAAATCCCTTTCTTTGATGTGTTCCTGAGATATCTGTGTCAGG GCtccagagaggacaggaagaaagacAAGTACTGGGAGAAGGTGGAGGTGTCCTCCAACCCCCACCGGGCCAGCAAGCTGACGGACCACAACCCCAAGACCTACTGGGAGTCCAGTGGCAATGCGGGATCCCACTCCATCACCTTGCACATGCGCCAAGGTGTCCTCATCAG GCAGCTGACTCTCCTGGTGGCTGGTGAGGACTCCAGCTACATGCCAGCCTGGGTGGTGGTGTGCGGGGGTGACAGCGTCAACTCTGTCAACACAGAACTCAATGCG GTGAACGTGATGCCCTCTGCCAGCCGGGTAATCCTCCTGGAGAACTTGACACGATTCTGGCCCATCATCCAGATCCGCATAAAGCGCTGCCAGCAG GGCGGCATCGACACACGCATCCGGGGACTGGAGGTGCTGGGCCCCAAGCCCACCTTCTGGCCAGTATTTCGAGAGCAGCTGTGCCGACACACACGGCTCTTCTACATGGTGCGGGCCCAGGCATGGAGCCAGGACATAGCCGAGGACCGCCGGAGCCTCCTGCACCTGAGTTCTAG aCTAAACGGGGCTCTGCGCCAGGAGCAGAATTTTGCTGATCGCTTCCTCCCTGATGACGAGGCCGCCCAAGCACTGGGCAAGACCTGCTGGGAGGCGCTGGTCAGCCCCCTGGTGCAGAACATCACGTCTCCCG ACGAGGACAGCACCAGCTCCCTGGGGTGGCTGCTGGACCAGTACCTGGAGTGCAGGGAGGCGGCCCACAACCCCCAGAGCCGCGCGGCAGCTTTCTCCTCCAGGGTTCGCCGCCTCACCCACCTGCTGGTTCACGTGGAGCCCTGTGAGGCGGCTCCTCCGGTGGTGGCCATCCCTCCACCCA agggcagaaacaGAAGCCATGACTGGAGCTCCTTGACCACTCGGGGCCTCCCGAGCAGCATCATGAGAAACCTGACCCGATGCTGGCGCTCGGTGGTCGAGGAGCAG GTGAACAACTTTCTGACCTCATCCTGGAGGGATGACGACTTTGTGCCACGCTATTGCGAGCTCTTTTATAAGCTGCAGAAGTCCAGCTCTGAGCTGTTTGGACCGCGAGCTGCCTTCTTGCTGGCAATGAAGAATGGCTGTGCCGATGCCTTGCTGAGGCTCCCTTTCCTCAGAGCTGCCCAT GTGAGTGAGCAGTTTGCTAGGCACATTGACCAGCGGATCCAAGGCAGTCGGATGGGCGGAGCCCGGGGGATGGAGATGCTGGCTCAGTTGCAGCGATGCCTGGAGTCTGTCCTGATCTTCTCCAGCCGGGAGATAGCCACCTCCTTTGAGCATTACTACCA GCATTACATGGCTGACCGACTCCTGAGCGTGGGCTCGAGCTGGCTGGAGGGGGCTGTGCTGGAACAGAttggcctctgcttcccgaaCCGTCTTCCCCAACAGATGCTCCAGAGCCTGAGCATCTCAGAGGAGCTGCAGCGCCAGTTCCACGTTTACCAGCTCCAGCAGCTCGATCAGGAGCTCCTGAAGctggaagacacagagaagaagatACAG GGGGCCCACGAGGACAGTGGCAAGGAGCACAAGGCGAAGAAGGAAGAGGCTGCTAGGGAGACAGCAGCTGCGGCTatggcagaagaggaggaggagggagaggaggaggaggaaggggaggagggggaggaggagcttTATTATGAAGGGACAATGCCAGAAGTGTGTGTACTTGTCCTGTCTCCACGCTACTGGCCCGTCACCTCTGTCTGCCACATGCTCAACCCTACAACATGCCTGCCCTCGTACCTGAAGGGGACCTTAACCCACTACTCCAACTTCTACAGCAAGA GCCAGAGCCACTCCGTCTTAGAGAAAGACCCACAGAGACGATTGCAGTGGACCTGGCAGGGCCGGGCGGAAGTGCAGTTTGGTGACCAGCTTCTGCATGTGTCCACAGTGCAGATGTGGCTGCTGCTGTATCTCAACGACCTAAAG GTGGTGTCTGTGGAGAGTCTGCTGGCGCTCTCAGAGCTTCCTCCACATGTGCTCAGGCAAGCCATTGGGCCTCTCACCTCATCCAGAGGCCCCTTGGACCTCCAGGAGCAGAAAGATGTATCGGGAG GAGTGCTCAAGATTCGAGATGACAGTGAGGAGCCCAGGCCAAGGAGAGGCAATGTGTGGCTCATCCCACCTCAGACGTACCTGAAAGCCGAGGACGAAGAAGGCCGGAActtggagaagagaaggaaccTTCTGAATTGCCTTGTTGTCCGAATCCTCAAGGCTCATGGGGATGAGGGCTTGCACATTGACCGGCTTGTCTATCTG GTGCTGGAAGCTTGGAAAAAAGGCCCATGTCCTCCGCGGGGTTTGGTCAGTGGCCTTGGCAGGGGAGCTATGTGCAGCAGCACTGATGTCCTCTCCTGCATCCTGCACCTCCTGGGTAAGGGCACACTGAGACGCCATGATGACCGGCCACAGATGCTCTTCTATGCAGTTCCTATAACCGTGATGGAACCCCACACCGAGTCCCTGAACCCTGGCTCGTCAGGCCCCAATCCACCCCTCACCTTCCACACCCTGCAGATTCGCTCCCGGGGTGTCCCTTATGCTTCCTGTACTGGTACCCAGAGCTTCTCCACGTTCCGGTAG
- the Cul7 gene encoding cullin-7 isoform X1: MTSKVFSSSGFGEGEGTSGSRKEGWKEEERAVRCWRAVSSRWHPRLRPPPAPSFPLSLTETSSGGVQGAEPQRAPAGTRLRPATAGARMVGELRYREFRVPLGPGLHAYPDELIRQRVGHDGHPEYQIRWLILRRGDDGEGDSGQVDCKAEHILLWMSDDEIYANCHKMLGEDGQVIGPSQESADAGSLDKSVLGEMETDVKSLIQRALRQLQECAGTAPPAPLLHTVHVLSAYASIEPLTGVFKDSRVLDLLMHMLSSPDYQIRWSAGRMIQALSSHDAGTRTQILLSLSQQEAIEKHLDFDSRCALLALFAQATLAEHPMSFEGVHLPQVPGRLLFSLVKRYLHVTFLLDQLSGSAGEQGAQNSFVPAELNAGRGRLELEFSMAMGTLISELVQAMRWDWASSGPGRLARSPSSIFQPEPAEASSEFSRPHTQLIRRSKRFRPPTEFASANTYALYVRDHLQPGMRVRMLENYEEVSAGDEGKFRQSNDGVPPVQVLWESTGRTYWVHWHMLEILGFEEDIEDVVETVEYQGAVVSGALGVAPPSRRWKPMTELFAVPFVVPEEEDAEESEHLAQAEWWELLFFIKKLSAEDRQQVVQLLQDNLDGEHVLDDEILPELTVPIELAQDLLLSLPQQLDDSALRDLFNCYIYRKYGPEALARQLGYPCLLDAQQAIFLFKAEAQPQESEGVASAEAKEPPSQSASPALQRLVEGLGPSGKLLVDLERALSSDTPQENEVKACVLQLQRQPQPFLTLMQSLDTPATNKALHLTVLRILMRLVKFPDALLLPWHEAMDACMACLRSPNTDREVLQELIFFLHRLTSTSRDYAVILNQLGAREAISKALEKHLGKLELAQELRDMVFKCEKHAHLYRKLTTNILGGCIQMVLGQIEDHRRTHRPIQIPFFDVFLRYLCQGSREDRKKDKYWEKVEVSSNPHRASKLTDHNPKTYWESSGNAGSHSITLHMRQGVLIRQLTLLVAGEDSSYMPAWVVVCGGDSVNSVNTELNAVNVMPSASRVILLENLTRFWPIIQIRIKRCQQGGIDTRIRGLEVLGPKPTFWPVFREQLCRHTRLFYMVRAQAWSQDIAEDRRSLLHLSSRLNGALRQEQNFADRFLPDDEAAQALGKTCWEALVSPLVQNITSPDEDSTSSLGWLLDQYLECREAAHNPQSRAAAFSSRVRRLTHLLVHVEPCEAAPPVVAIPPPKGRNRSHDWSSLTTRGLPSSIMRNLTRCWRSVVEEQVNNFLTSSWRDDDFVPRYCELFYKLQKSSSELFGPRAAFLLAMKNGCADALLRLPFLRAAHVSEQFARHIDQRIQGSRMGGARGMEMLAQLQRCLESVLIFSSREIATSFEHYYQHYMADRLLSVGSSWLEGAVLEQIGLCFPNRLPQQMLQSLSISEELQRQFHVYQLQQLDQELLKLEDTEKKIQGAHEDSGKEHKAKKEEAARETAAAAMAEEEEEGEEEEEGEEGEEELYYEGTMPEVCVLVLSPRYWPVTSVCHMLNPTTCLPSYLKGTLTHYSNFYSKSQSHSVLEKDPQRRLQWTWQGRAEVQFGDQLLHVSTVQMWLLLYLNDLKVVSVESLLALSELPPHVLRQAIGPLTSSRGPLDLQEQKDVSGGVLKIRDDSEEPRPRRGNVWLIPPQTYLKAEDEEGRNLEKRRNLLNCLVVRILKAHGDEGLHIDRLVYLVLEAWKKGPCPPRGLVSGLGRGAMCSSTDVLSCILHLLGKGTLRRHDDRPQMLFYAVPITVMEPHTESLNPGSSGPNPPLTFHTLQIRSRGVPYASCTGTQSFSTFR; encoded by the exons ATGACCTCCAAGGTCTTTTCCAGTTCTGgctttggggaaggggaaggcaCTTCCGGCAGCAGGAAGGAGGgctggaaggaagaggaaagggcgGTGCGGTGCTGGAGGGCCGTGTCGTCGAGGTGGCATCCGCGGCTCCGCCCGCCGCCGGCCCCCAGCTTTCCTCTAAGTCTGACGGAAACGAGCAGCGGCGGGGTACAGGGAGCGGAACCTCAGCGCGCCCCAGCCGGGACCAGGCTCCGCCCCGCGACAGCAG GTGCCAGGATGGTGGGAGAACTCCGCTACAGAGAATTCAGGGTGCCCCTGGGGCCGGGCTTGCATGCCTATCCTGATGAATTGATCCGCCAGCGGGTAGGCCATGATGGGCACCCTGAGTATCAGATCCGCTGGCTCATCCTCAGGCGCGGAGATGATGGGGAAGGGGACTCAGGCCAAGTGGACTGCAAGGCTGAGCATATCCTGCTATGGATGTCTGACGATGAGATCTATGCCAACTGCCACAAGATGCTGGGCGAGGATGGCCAAGTCATCGGACCTTCCCAGGAGTCTGCAGACGCTGGGTCCCTCGACAAATCTGTGCTGGGGGAGATGGAAACAGACGTGAAATCCTTGATTCAGAGGGCCCTTCGTCAGCTGCAGGAGTGTGCGGGCAccgcccctcctgcccccctccttcaCACCGTCCATGTCCTCAGTGCTTATGCCAGCATCGAGCCCCTCACGGGGGTCTTCAAAGACTCCAGAGTCCTGGACTTGCTCATGCACATGTTGAGTAGTCCTGATTATCAGATCCGCTGGAGTGCCGGCCGGATGATACAAGCTCTGTCCTCCCATGATGCTG ggacccgGACCCAGATCCTCCTGTCACTGAGCCAGCAAGAGGCCATCGAAAAGCACCTGGATTTTGACAGTCGCTGTGCGCTGCTGGCGCTCTTTGCACAGGCTACCCTCGCCGAGCACCCCATGTCTTTTGAGGGCGTTCATCTCCCACAG GTCCCAGGACGGCTGCTCTTCTCCCTGGTGAAACGGTACTTGCACGTCACCTTCCTCCTGGACCAGCTGAGTGGCAGTGCGGGAGAGCAAGGAGCCCAGAACAGCTTTGTTCCCGCGGAACTGAATGCAGGGAGGGGTCGGCTGGAACTGGAATTCAGTATGGCCATGGGCACTCTGATCTCTGAGCTGGTGCAGGCCATGCGCTGGGACTGGGCCTCCAGCGGGCCAGGGAGGTTGGCACGGTCCCCCTCTTCCATTTTCCAGCCTGAGCCAGCGGAAGCCAGCTCCGAGTTCTCCCgcccccacacccagcttatCAGGAGGTCAAAGCGGTTTCGCCCCCCCACGGAGTTTGCAAGTGCCAATACCTACGCCTTGTACGTGCGGGACCACCTGCAGCCTGGGATGCGGGTACGGATGCTGGAAAATTACGAAGAGGTCTCTGCTGGGGACGAGGGCAAGTTCCGGCAGAGCAACGATGGTGTGCCGCCTGTGCAG GTGTTGTGGGAGTCAACAGGCCGCACCTACTGGGTTCACTGGCACATGCTGGAGATCCTGGGCTTCGAGGAAGACATTGAGGATGTGGTTGAGACTGTTGAGTACCAGGGGGCAGTGGTCAGTGGAGCACTGGGTGTAG CCCCACCCTCCAGGCGCTGGAAGCCCATGACTGAGCTCTTTGCTGTGCCCTTTGTGGTGCCTGAGGAGGAAGACGCCGAAGAGAGTGAGCACCTGGCCCAGGCTGAGTGGTGGGAGCTCCTCTTTTTCATCAAGAAGCTAAGTGCAGAAGATCGTCAGCAAGTTGTACAGCTCCTTCAGGACAACCTGGATGGGGAG CATGTTCTGGACGATGAGATCCTGCCCGAGCTGACCGTGCCCATTGAGCTGGCCCAGGAccttctgctctctctgcctcagcaacTTGACGACAGTGCTCTGAGGGACCTGTTCAACTGCTATATCTACAGGAAGTATGGGCCCGAAGCCCTGGCAAGGCAGCTGGGCTACCCGTGTCTGCTAGATGCCCAGCAAGCTATATTCCTGTTCAAAGCTGAGGCCCAGCCTCAGGAATCTGAAGGTGTGGCTAGTGCAGAAG CAAAAGAACCCCCTTCTCAGAGTGCCAGCCCCGCCCTGCAGCGTCTGGTGGAGGGCTTGGGCCCATCCGGGAAGCTCCTTGTGGATCTGGAGCGAGCCCTCAGCTCCGACACTCCCCAGGAAAATGAGGTCAAAGCCTGCGTGCTGCAGCTCCAGCGGCAGCCCCAGCCCTTCCTCACACTGATGCAGAGCCTGGATACTCCAGCCACCAACAAGGCCCTGCACCTGACTGTGCTGAG AATCCTGATGCGGCTGGTGAAGTTCCCGGATGCGCTGTTGCTGCCCTGGCATGAGGCCATGGATGCCTGCATGGCCTGCCTTCGGTCCCCCAATACTGACCGAGAG GTGCTCCAGGAGCTAATCTTTTTCCTACACCGCCTGACCTCCACGAGCCGGGACTATGCGGTGATACTAAACCAACTGGGAGCCCGAGAAGCCATCTCCAAGGCCCTGGAAAAGCATCTAGGGAAGCTGGAGTTGGCTCAGGAGCTGCGGGACATGGTGTTCAAGTGTGAGAAGCATGCCCACCTCTACCGGAAACTCACCACCAACATCCTGGGTGGCTGTATCCAG ATGGTCCTGGGCCAGATTGAAGACCACAGACGAACCCACCGACCCATCCAAATCCCTTTCTTTGATGTGTTCCTGAGATATCTGTGTCAGG GCtccagagaggacaggaagaaagacAAGTACTGGGAGAAGGTGGAGGTGTCCTCCAACCCCCACCGGGCCAGCAAGCTGACGGACCACAACCCCAAGACCTACTGGGAGTCCAGTGGCAATGCGGGATCCCACTCCATCACCTTGCACATGCGCCAAGGTGTCCTCATCAG GCAGCTGACTCTCCTGGTGGCTGGTGAGGACTCCAGCTACATGCCAGCCTGGGTGGTGGTGTGCGGGGGTGACAGCGTCAACTCTGTCAACACAGAACTCAATGCG GTGAACGTGATGCCCTCTGCCAGCCGGGTAATCCTCCTGGAGAACTTGACACGATTCTGGCCCATCATCCAGATCCGCATAAAGCGCTGCCAGCAG GGCGGCATCGACACACGCATCCGGGGACTGGAGGTGCTGGGCCCCAAGCCCACCTTCTGGCCAGTATTTCGAGAGCAGCTGTGCCGACACACACGGCTCTTCTACATGGTGCGGGCCCAGGCATGGAGCCAGGACATAGCCGAGGACCGCCGGAGCCTCCTGCACCTGAGTTCTAG aCTAAACGGGGCTCTGCGCCAGGAGCAGAATTTTGCTGATCGCTTCCTCCCTGATGACGAGGCCGCCCAAGCACTGGGCAAGACCTGCTGGGAGGCGCTGGTCAGCCCCCTGGTGCAGAACATCACGTCTCCCG ACGAGGACAGCACCAGCTCCCTGGGGTGGCTGCTGGACCAGTACCTGGAGTGCAGGGAGGCGGCCCACAACCCCCAGAGCCGCGCGGCAGCTTTCTCCTCCAGGGTTCGCCGCCTCACCCACCTGCTGGTTCACGTGGAGCCCTGTGAGGCGGCTCCTCCGGTGGTGGCCATCCCTCCACCCA agggcagaaacaGAAGCCATGACTGGAGCTCCTTGACCACTCGGGGCCTCCCGAGCAGCATCATGAGAAACCTGACCCGATGCTGGCGCTCGGTGGTCGAGGAGCAG GTGAACAACTTTCTGACCTCATCCTGGAGGGATGACGACTTTGTGCCACGCTATTGCGAGCTCTTTTATAAGCTGCAGAAGTCCAGCTCTGAGCTGTTTGGACCGCGAGCTGCCTTCTTGCTGGCAATGAAGAATGGCTGTGCCGATGCCTTGCTGAGGCTCCCTTTCCTCAGAGCTGCCCAT GTGAGTGAGCAGTTTGCTAGGCACATTGACCAGCGGATCCAAGGCAGTCGGATGGGCGGAGCCCGGGGGATGGAGATGCTGGCTCAGTTGCAGCGATGCCTGGAGTCTGTCCTGATCTTCTCCAGCCGGGAGATAGCCACCTCCTTTGAGCATTACTACCA GCATTACATGGCTGACCGACTCCTGAGCGTGGGCTCGAGCTGGCTGGAGGGGGCTGTGCTGGAACAGAttggcctctgcttcccgaaCCGTCTTCCCCAACAGATGCTCCAGAGCCTGAGCATCTCAGAGGAGCTGCAGCGCCAGTTCCACGTTTACCAGCTCCAGCAGCTCGATCAGGAGCTCCTGAAGctggaagacacagagaagaagatACAG GGGGCCCACGAGGACAGTGGCAAGGAGCACAAGGCGAAGAAGGAAGAGGCTGCTAGGGAGACAGCAGCTGCGGCTatggcagaagaggaggaggagggagaggaggaggaggaaggggaggagggggaggaggagcttTATTATGAAGGGACAATGCCAGAAGTGTGTGTACTTGTCCTGTCTCCACGCTACTGGCCCGTCACCTCTGTCTGCCACATGCTCAACCCTACAACATGCCTGCCCTCGTACCTGAAGGGGACCTTAACCCACTACTCCAACTTCTACAGCAAGA GCCAGAGCCACTCCGTCTTAGAGAAAGACCCACAGAGACGATTGCAGTGGACCTGGCAGGGCCGGGCGGAAGTGCAGTTTGGTGACCAGCTTCTGCATGTGTCCACAGTGCAGATGTGGCTGCTGCTGTATCTCAACGACCTAAAG GTGGTGTCTGTGGAGAGTCTGCTGGCGCTCTCAGAGCTTCCTCCACATGTGCTCAGGCAAGCCATTGGGCCTCTCACCTCATCCAGAGGCCCCTTGGACCTCCAGGAGCAGAAAGATGTATCGGGAG GAGTGCTCAAGATTCGAGATGACAGTGAGGAGCCCAGGCCAAGGAGAGGCAATGTGTGGCTCATCCCACCTCAGACGTACCTGAAAGCCGAGGACGAAGAAGGCCGGAActtggagaagagaaggaaccTTCTGAATTGCCTTGTTGTCCGAATCCTCAAGGCTCATGGGGATGAGGGCTTGCACATTGACCGGCTTGTCTATCTG GTGCTGGAAGCTTGGAAAAAAGGCCCATGTCCTCCGCGGGGTTTGGTCAGTGGCCTTGGCAGGGGAGCTATGTGCAGCAGCACTGATGTCCTCTCCTGCATCCTGCACCTCCTGGGTAAGGGCACACTGAGACGCCATGATGACCGGCCACAGATGCTCTTCTATGCAGTTCCTATAACCGTGATGGAACCCCACACCGAGTCCCTGAACCCTGGCTCGTCAGGCCCCAATCCACCCCTCACCTTCCACACCCTGCAGATTCGCTCCCGGGGTGTCCCTTATGCTTCCTGTACTGGTACCCAGAGCTTCTCCACGTTCCGGTAG